The region ACCTTGTCGGCCAACGCGTACAAATCGTCGCGGCTCAGGTCGGTCTCGTAGCCGAGGGTCATCAGCCCGGGGCGGCTGACCACCAGATGGCTTTCCACATCGGTGTCGCGCAGGGCCTCGAGCAGGCGGATGCCATAGACGATGCCCGTGGCGCCCGAGATGCCGACGATCAGGCGGCGCGGTTCACCGGGCGGAAAATACGGGTCTTGTGTCACGCGCCGTCGGCGGGCGCGGCCAGCGCGCGCACTTCGTCATCGTCGGGGAAACGCGCGGTGTCGAGTTTCGAGAACAGAAGATCGCCATCGCGGGTGATTTCGAACGCGCTGGTGCGTCCGGGCACGATCTCGACGGTCGCACCAAGTTGTTCGAGCTGGTCCCTCGCACGGAGCGCACGCGGCTCGTAGTTTCACATTCGGCAGTATTCGATCCGGAAGTTCATCTGGCTCACCTGTTGGACGCGTTGTGATGGTTCATAAGGTCTGCGATTGACCTAACGCAACCGGAAAGCTGGGTGGTCCGCTAGAATCACCATTATGCGCATAGTTGCGGCAAAATTTCTGGCCCTGTCCATCGTCATGACGGCGTCTATGGTGAACCCCGCCGCCGGGCAGGACGAGCGCGAACGGCGGGCCGGCGAGCAGCTGTCGCGGGATTTGTGCGCGGCATGCCACATCGTTTCCGAGAACCAGCGCGGGCCCGTGCTCGACGGCATGCCGTCCTTCCCTGAGCTGGCACGTTCGAAACGCACGAATGCCCAGCTGCGGGCCTGGCTTACGGACCCCCATCCGCCGATGCCCGCGCTCCCCCTGTCCGAGCGCGAGATCGCCAGCGTCATCGCCTATATCCGTTCTTTCTCGGACTGAACCGGCCATTCCCCTACAACTCATGGGGCGGCGTTTCGGTCTAGAGCGCGACGCCGGGCTCGTCGAGACCGTGGGCGGTCAGCTCGCGTGTGATGTGCTCATAGGCATCGTCGACGGAGTCGGTCCGGTGGAACAGGTCGATATCGCCTGCGCTGATGGTGCCGAACTCGATCAGCGCTTCCATGTCGATCACCCGGTCCCAGAATTCATGCCCGAACAGGACGACCGGTAGGCGCTTCTTGATCTTCTGGGTCTGCACGAGGGTCAGGATCTCGAACAGCTCGTCCAGGGTCCCGAACCCGCCCGGAAACAGGACGACCGCCTTGGCGGGGTAGGTGAACCAGAACTTCCGCATGAAGAAATAGTGGAACATCATGTTCAGCTCGCGGCTGACATAGGGGTTCTCGAAATCCTCGAACGGCAACGAGATCGTCAGGCCGATATTCATGCCCTTGGCCTCGGAGGCGCCGCGGTTCGCGGCCTCCATGATTCCCGGCCCGCCGCCGGTGCAGACGACGAAGCGGCGCTTGTCCTCGCCCAGCCCCTTCGACCATTCCGTAAGCTTGAACGCGAGCGTCCGGGCGGCCTCGTAATAGACCGACATGCGTTCGGCCCGGGCGGCCGCTTCGGCGTCACCCTCGCCACGCGCGGCCGCGGCAGCCATGGCCGCG is a window of Alphaproteobacteria bacterium DNA encoding:
- a CDS encoding c-type cytochrome produces the protein MRIVAAKFLALSIVMTASMVNPAAGQDERERRAGEQLSRDLCAACHIVSENQRGPVLDGMPSFPELARSKRTNAQLRAWLTDPHPPMPALPLSEREIASVIAYIRSFSD
- a CDS encoding LOG family protein, whose amino-acid sequence is MSDDQPAKPTAMPPKAYENPDFLHSRDARAIRILAEYQEPLSRFEHHEIDDTIVFMGSARIKSAEDAAAMAAAAARGEGDAEAAARAERMSVYYEAARTLAFKLTEWSKGLGEDKRRFVVCTGGGPGIMEAANRGASEAKGMNIGLTISLPFEDFENPYVSRELNMMFHYFFMRKFWFTYPAKAVVLFPGGFGTLDELFEILTLVQTQKIKKRLPVVLFGHEFWDRVIDMEALIEFGTISAGDIDLFHRTDSVDDAYEHITRELTAHGLDEPGVAL